One region of Corvus moneduloides isolate bCorMon1 chromosome 1, bCorMon1.pri, whole genome shotgun sequence genomic DNA includes:
- the RUNDC3B gene encoding RUN domain-containing protein 3B isoform X2 — MSEYVEVRPAGFVDQCKPSQITWFGYESPRSFWDYIRVACRKVSHNCICSIENMENVGSSRAKGRAWIRVALMEKHLSEYISTALRDFKTTRRFYEDGAIVLGEEANMLAGMLLGLNAIDFSFCLKGEGLDGSYPAVIDYTPYLKFTQSSDSISSDEEELRTLGSSGSEGSTPENIGPPFITDENSWYNKCKRVEQKYRLALEQKGYLEELVRLRENQLSESVSQNKLLLQRIEDMDLAHKMEKEQLEYIIVELQDQLTVLKNNDLRSRQELTTHLTNQWPSPGALDVNAVALDTLLYRKHNQQWDEKSFQSLDQLSAEVSLSQSSLDPGHSQDGKQDGINLLNEGKEDTPSLLGLCGSLTSVASYKSLTSLKSSEYLASPTTEMTSPGLTPS, encoded by the exons ATGTCAGAGTATGTTGAAGTACGGCCAGCTGGCTTTGTTGATCAGTGTAAGCCAA GTCAGATCACCTGGTTCGGCTATGAAAGTCCTCGTAGTTTCTGGGACTACATTCGCGTAGCTTGCCGAAAAGTCTCTCACAATTGCATCTGCAGTATTGAGAACATGGAGAATGTCGGTTCTTCTAGAGCTAAG GGTCGAGCATGGATCAGAGTAGCACTTATGGAAAAACATTTGTCTGAATACATTTCCACAGCTCTGAGAGACTTCAAAACAACCAG GAGGTTTTATGAAGATGGAGCAATTGTTCTTGGTGAAGAAGCAAATATGCTTGCTGGTATGCTGTTGGGACTCAATGCAATTGATTTCAG TTTTTGTCTCAAGGGTGAGGGATTGGATGGAAGCTATCCAGCTGTCATAGATTATACACCGTACTTGAAGTTCACCCAAAG TTCTGACAGCATCAGCAGTGATGAAGAAGAGCTAAGAACGCTGGGCAGTAGCGGCAGTGAAGGCAGTACTCCAGAGAACATTGGTCCTCCTTTCATCACAGATGAAAACAGTTGGTACAACAAATGCAAAAGGGTAGAACAGAAGTACCGGCTTGCATTGGAACAGAAG GGTTATCTTGAAGAATTGGTACGACTCAGAGAAAACCAGCTGTCTGAATCTGTCTCACAGAACAAATTGCTCTTACAAAGAATTGAAGATATGGATCTAGCCCATAAAatggagaaggagcagctggaataTATCATTGTGGAACTGCAAGACCAGTT AACTGTGCTAAAGAATAATGACTTGAGGTCAAGACAAGAATTAACTACTCACCTCACCAATCAGTGGCCTTCCCCAGGAGCTCTGGATGTCAATGCTGTTGCCTTGGACACTCTACTCTATAGAAAGCACAATCAACAATGGGATGA GAAAAGTTTTCAAAGTCTGGACCAACTTTCAGCAGAAGTTAGTCTTTCTCAATCCTCTCTGGATCCAGGTCACTCACAAGATGGGAAGCAAGATGGAATTAATTTGTTAAATGAAG GAAAGGAAGACACTCCATCATTGCTTGGTCTTTGTGGCTCTCTTACATCAGTAGCAAGCTATAAGTCTCTCACAAGTCTGAAATCAAGTGAATACCTTGCAAGTCCCACGACAGAAATGACAAGTCCAGGCTTAACACCATCTTGA